One genomic region from Mytilus trossulus isolate FHL-02 chromosome 9, PNRI_Mtr1.1.1.hap1, whole genome shotgun sequence encodes:
- the LOC134683136 gene encoding uncharacterized protein LOC134683136 — protein MTRSGSRTKFEKLKTKPKMYNTNIVMGSQKENEEKKKAKCDMLAVYMPDEDIQSQLMTMKKTSQECIDYRSYLPVYQPTTMPFRNDLKKHKHRKILLGILFASIIVLFMALGGTIGYGVYKGMF, from the exons ATGACCCGATCGGGAAGTCGCACAAAGTTTGAAAAGCTTAAGAC GAAACCAAAAATGTACAACACAAATATTGTAATGGGTAGCCAAAAAGAAaacgaagaaaagaaaaaagcaaaatgtgATATGTTAGCTGTTTATATGCCAGATGAAGACATCCAAAGTCAGTTaatgacaatgaaaaaaacCTCTCAGGAATGTATAGACTAtcggagttatctccctgtatacCAACCAACA acaATGCCTTTTCGAAATGACCTGAAAAAGCACaaacacagaaaaatattactGGGAATATTATTTGCATCAATAATAGTTCTGTTCATGGCACTTGGAGGAACAATAGGATACGGCGTATACAAGGGAATGTTCTAA